Genomic DNA from Leucobacter triazinivorans:
CTGAGTCTCGCCATCCGCGCGGCGGTCAGGGCAGCGCCGAGTGCGCCCGTGTCGATCGCGTTCGGCGGCTCCATCCTGCCGGCGGTGCGGGCCGCGAAGCACGATGCCGTCTCGCTCACGGCGTTCCGCGCCGAGCGCGCGCTCGCGCCCGGAGGCGTCGGGATCCCGGCCGCTCCGAGTACCGAGGATGCCCCAGCCGCACCGGCCCGCGTGCTCTCATTCCGGTTCACACCGGCCGTCACCGCGGAGGATCTACGGGCCGCGGTCGGCGCCGGCCCCGACGGGCTGGTGCTCGAGTGCTACGGCAGCGGCAACGCGCCCGTGGCGCGCCCGGGCATGCTCGGCACGCTGCGCGAGCTCTGCGCGACGCTGCCGGTCGTCGCGATCACGCAGTGCGCCACAGGAGGCGTCGACCTCACCCGCTACGCGGTGGGACGGGAGCTCGCGGCAGCGGGTGTGATCGACGGTTCCGACCTCACCGTCGAGGCCGCGACGGCGAAGCTCGGCTTCCTGTTGGATCGCGGGCATCGGGGCGAGGATCTGCGCGTCGCCATGGAGCGCAACCTCGTGGGCGAGCGCGCCTGAGCGGCTCGCCCGCACTCCTGACCCGTCCGAGATCCCGATTTCCGCCGCATTCCGGCGGGACTCGCGACGGAAATCGGGATCTCGCGAGCACGGAATCTCGCGCGCGGGGCAGCAGCGGCGTCCCTCACCCTCCGGCGACGCGCCGGGCGAGCGCGGTGGCCCGGCGCACGACGCCGCCGTCCCCCGCGGCGGGCCCGCCGGCGATCCAGTCCTGCATGAGGTAGTGCACGACACCCATGGCGAGCGAGACCGTCATCCGGGTCTCATCGTCGAGCGCGGGATCCGAATCGCGCGAGGGGTCGTCCCCGACGAGCCGGGCGCGGACGAGGTCGACGATGGAGTTCTGCGCCTCCTCCATGCGGGCGAGCTCCTTCATCGCGAGCGAAGGGTTCTCCCGCAGGATCCGGTGCCGTGCGCGAAGCGTGTCCGGGCCGACCCCGCCGTGGTCGGCCAGGCCCTCGACGAGCGTGACGACGAGATCCTCGAGAGGGGATCCGCCGAGGCCCCCCGCGTAGGCCTCCCGGCGATCCGATGCGGGAAGCGGCGGATCGATCCCGAGCACCGCGCGCTCCTTGGAGCCGGCGTAGTTGAAGAAGGTGCGCGGCGAGATCATCGCGTACTCGCAGATCATCTCCACGGTCACGTGCTCGTAGCCGTGCTCGAGGGCGAGCTCCAGCGCGCCCCGCTCGATCGCCGCCCGCGTCGCGCGGCGCTTGCGCTCGCGCAGCCCGCCGCCCTCTGCCTCCCTCATACACCCATTGTCACTCATATCTCAGCGCA
This window encodes:
- a CDS encoding TetR/AcrR family transcriptional regulator, whose translation is MREAEGGGLRERKRRATRAAIERGALELALEHGYEHVTVEMICEYAMISPRTFFNYAGSKERAVLGIDPPLPASDRREAYAGGLGGSPLEDLVVTLVEGLADHGGVGPDTLRARHRILRENPSLAMKELARMEEAQNSIVDLVRARLVGDDPSRDSDPALDDETRMTVSLAMGVVHYLMQDWIAGGPAAGDGGVVRRATALARRVAGG
- a CDS encoding asparaginase domain-containing protein, which encodes MSAPQRPTVLVFATGGTIGMHQTDSGLAPDPDFPEVLDRLVSGICAPLGIDARINHLLPAIDSANADAETAPRIARAISARVRTHRPRGVVILHGTDTLAYTAARIAFELSGLGSPVVVTGSQLPHGAGGTDAADNLSLAIRAAVRAAPSAPVSIAFGGSILPAVRAAKHDAVSLTAFRAERALAPGGVGIPAAPSTEDAPAAPARVLSFRFTPAVTAEDLRAAVGAGPDGLVLECYGSGNAPVARPGMLGTLRELCATLPVVAITQCATGGVDLTRYAVGRELAAAGVIDGSDLTVEAATAKLGFLLDRGHRGEDLRVAMERNLVGERA